The region TACCCCATTTTGCGTTTTCAACTTAACACCTTTCCGTTGGTTGTTTCTCAATAAATACCACTAACATCTCTTTCTTACTCATATACAGAAAGATGGAGATTAGCAATGACCCTGCTGCAATGGCGACAATGGCACCATCGGCACCAGTCACAGCTCAACGACCTGTTCGGAGTGACCTTGAGTTATCCATTCCTAAGCCCTGTAAGTCTTTATAGCTTCTTGAATGATAATCTAATGTTTCTTTAATTAGCTCGACTGATTATGTGTTCTTCAAAAGACATGGCTAGAGCTATGGCTGCACCGGACATGGAACATCCAGATGGCACAAAAGAACACAGTGCTTGTGGCATGAGTGTCCTCCAGCAGCATGTCGCCTTCTTTGATCAAGACAACAATGGCATTGTTTATCCTTGGGAGACTTACACCGGTAAACACCAAACTAAAACACCTTCCCGAATGTTTGATTTGAATATTATATATGAAACGATGCTCTCAACTCTTTCAGGGCTTCGAGCTATTGGGTTTAATGTACTCGTATCTTTAGTTTTGGGATTAGGTTTCAATCTAGTATTTAGTTACGTTTCTCTCCCTGTAAGTTGAAGTTTAATTAGTCTATGTTTTTCCATGAGTTCAATCCTCTCAACTACATTCAAGTGAAGCTCATGTACTCTTCTCTACGTACTTTGATTGTTGTTGTTTGGCTGCAGGGTTACATTCCAAATTTGCTGCTTCCAATTCACATAGCCAACATACACAAAGGCAAGCATCCAAGTGATTCTGGGACATACGATACCGAAGGAAGGTATGTAGTActctgaaaaaaaaaagtatacgAATCCCATTTTACAAGGCATTAACATCATATATAATAAGTTTTACTTTTAGGTATCTTCCTGTTAACTTCGAGAATATGTTTAGCAAATATGGCAAAACAGCCCCAGATAAGCTAACCTTGAGAGAGCTATGGAACATGACGCAAGGAAATCATGTTGCATTCGATATTGTGGGATGGTTTGTGTTTCGATCACATCAAACAAAATCATTTTGAGCATTTTAAATCGAATATTAATCATATGTGTTTGATGTCAAGCAGGATATTAAACAAGTTTGAGTGGGGGCTTGT is a window of Lactuca sativa cultivar Salinas chromosome 1, Lsat_Salinas_v11, whole genome shotgun sequence DNA encoding:
- the LOC111885972 gene encoding probable peroxygenase 3, with the protein product MEISNDPAAMATMAPSAPVTAQRPVRSDLELSIPKPYMARAMAAPDMEHPDGTKEHSACGMSVLQQHVAFFDQDNNGIVYPWETYTGLRAIGFNVLVSLVLGLGFNLVFSYVSLPGYIPNLLLPIHIANIHKGKHPSDSGTYDTEGRYLPVNFENMFSKYGKTAPDKLTLRELWNMTQGNHVAFDIVGWILNKFEWGLVYIIAKDEGGYLSKEAMRGLFDGSLFEKLAKTKAAKEKKKT